The proteins below are encoded in one region of Gaiella occulta:
- a CDS encoding anti-sigma factor family protein, giving the protein MSRGPCEECEELLQGYLDRELDDREVAQAEKHLDGCEYCRRRYRFELSLRKYVRTTAVERMPAGLMEKLVQLRSADGPTA; this is encoded by the coding sequence GTGAGCCGTGGACCGTGCGAGGAGTGCGAGGAGCTGTTGCAGGGCTACCTCGACCGCGAGCTCGACGACCGCGAGGTGGCGCAGGCGGAGAAGCACCTGGACGGGTGCGAATACTGCCGGCGGCGCTACCGCTTCGAGCTCTCGTTGCGGAAGTACGTGCGCACGACCGCCGTGGAGCGCATGCCCGCCGGGCTGATGGAGAAACTCGTGCAGCTCCGCTCCGCCGACGGCCCGACGGCGTAG
- a CDS encoding nucleotidyltransferase family protein translates to MTRVGAIVLAAGEASRFGAPKQRLLLPEVLERLEASPVDEIVVVAGAHQLETPARVVTCPGWKRGPGVSLRCGLEALDDRCAAAVVVLADGPDLAPEAVARVIASWREHGGAVVAASYGGERGHPLLVARSLWDAIPDEGLRGAVARLVPCDDVGAPGDVDTPADLPPRLR, encoded by the coding sequence GTGACGCGCGTCGGCGCGATCGTCCTCGCCGCCGGCGAGGCGTCCCGCTTCGGCGCCCCGAAGCAGCGGCTGCTGCTCCCCGAGGTGCTCGAGCGGCTGGAGGCGAGCCCGGTGGACGAGATCGTCGTCGTCGCCGGCGCGCACCAGCTCGAGACCCCCGCGCGGGTCGTCACGTGCCCCGGCTGGAAACGCGGGCCCGGGGTGTCCCTGCGCTGCGGTCTCGAGGCGCTCGACGACCGCTGCGCCGCCGCGGTCGTCGTCCTCGCCGACGGGCCGGATCTCGCGCCCGAGGCGGTGGCGCGGGTGATCGCGTCGTGGCGCGAGCACGGCGGCGCCGTCGTCGCCGCCTCCTACGGCGGCGAGCGCGGGCACCCGCTGCTCGTCGCGCGCTCGCTGTGGGATGCGATTCCCGACGAGGGGCTGCGGGGAGCCGTCGCGCGCCTGGTGCCCTGCGACGACGTCGGCGCCCCTGGCGACGTCGACACGCCAGCCGACCTGCCGCCGCGCCTGCGCTAG
- a CDS encoding peptidylprolyl isomerase — MRALLLLPAVAALLAAGCGGSPGDAPQATTAAGSAPSGAQRAQACRHVPAPAPREGGGARPPAERLDPGKTYRLVFSTSCGSFAVTLDQTRAPATSASLVALARAGFFDATVFHRIVPGFVIQGGDPTQSGAGGPGYRTADAPPAGARYVEGVVAMAKTQAEPPGTAGSQFFVVTAADAGLPPDYAIVGTVTEGLGVVEQIGALGDPATEQPTQPVVIDTVRVVERP, encoded by the coding sequence ATGCGCGCGCTGCTCCTCCTGCCGGCCGTCGCCGCGCTGCTCGCGGCCGGCTGCGGCGGGTCGCCGGGCGACGCCCCGCAGGCGACCACGGCGGCCGGGTCCGCGCCGTCCGGGGCCCAGCGCGCGCAAGCCTGCCGGCACGTGCCGGCGCCGGCGCCACGCGAGGGCGGCGGCGCCAGGCCGCCCGCGGAGCGGCTCGACCCCGGGAAGACCTACCGCCTCGTGTTCTCGACGAGCTGCGGCTCGTTCGCCGTCACGCTCGACCAGACGCGGGCGCCCGCCACCTCGGCGTCGCTCGTCGCCCTCGCGCGCGCCGGCTTCTTCGACGCCACGGTCTTCCACCGCATCGTGCCCGGCTTCGTGATCCAGGGAGGCGACCCGACGCAGTCGGGGGCAGGCGGCCCCGGCTACCGGACGGCCGACGCACCGCCGGCCGGCGCGCGCTACGTCGAGGGCGTCGTGGCGATGGCGAAGACGCAGGCGGAGCCGCCCGGCACCGCCGGCAGCCAGTTCTTCGTCGTCACCGCCGCCGACGCCGGTCTGCCGCCCGACTATGCGATCGTGGGCACGGTGACGGAGGGGCTCGGGGTGGTCGAGCAGATCGGCGCCCTGGGCGACCCCGCGACCGAGCAGCCGACGCAGCCCGTCGTCATCGACACGGTCAGGGTCGTCGAGCGGCCGTGA
- a CDS encoding (2Fe-2S)-binding protein, with protein MEVSLQVNGERHVVAVPPHRRLLDVLRDDLELLGSKLACGEGACGACAVLLDGRPVNACLLLAAAAEGHAIVTIEGLSRGRAAAVLEAFVVEDALQCGYCTPGQVVSATALLERVARPTRDEIRQAMAGNLCRCGAYPKIERAILRAAAGA; from the coding sequence GTGGAGGTCTCGCTGCAGGTCAACGGGGAGCGTCACGTCGTCGCCGTCCCGCCGCACCGTCGCCTGCTGGACGTCCTGCGTGACGACCTCGAGCTGCTCGGCTCCAAGCTCGCGTGCGGGGAGGGCGCGTGCGGCGCGTGCGCCGTGCTGCTCGACGGGCGGCCGGTCAACGCCTGCCTGCTGCTCGCGGCCGCCGCCGAGGGCCACGCGATCGTCACCATCGAGGGGCTCTCGCGCGGACGTGCCGCCGCCGTGCTGGAGGCGTTCGTGGTGGAGGACGCGTTGCAGTGCGGCTACTGCACGCCGGGGCAGGTCGTGAGCGCGACGGCGCTGCTCGAACGGGTTGCCCGGCCGACGCGCGACGAGATCAGGCAGGCGATGGCGGGCAACCTGTGCCGCTGCGGCGCCTATCCGAAGATCGAGCGCGCGATCCTGCGCGCGGCGGCGGGAGCGTGA
- a CDS encoding xanthine dehydrogenase family protein molybdopterin-binding subunit, with product MARLVKTQTEMEGRYQDVWVLIDEEDDVETWDVDADLALVGRPAARQDGAARAAGRVRYTVDVRLAGMLHAAVLRSPVAHGIVRGLDLDAARSLPGVRAVLGPESELSFTARTPAFAAEPRYAGQPIAAVAADTPDQARAALAALALEIEPLAHVVDPQHALVEQRFVSDPVEEARGDVDAALAAAEVRVELEIETPAHLQTPLEPHAAVASWDGDELTAWVSTQGMFSARDELAKSFGVRKDQVRVLTAFVGGGFGGKQGAGFEALVAAELARVSGRPVRLVNDRHAEQLDGGRRAATRQTIRLGARRDGTITAIDADAVIAMGQGGWVFPVTIPARTLYRCDDVRTMTFPVKTNLRPQNAFRAPGVMEGVTAFEQAVDELASALGIDPLELRRRNHADVDQASGLPYSSKQLLWCYDRAAELAGWERREDLRGPQPDGLLRGMGCATQIWWGGGGPPSHATVRLDGDGHAQVVTGIQDIGTGTLTSARIVAAEELGLPLDRVRVSGGDTRPNVYGPVAGGSQTTPSVLPAVRSAAAKVRKTLLQLAGDVLEIAPDDLHVRDGRIRSRDGALDVDVIEVTGKLGDATIDGSGSRGPNPDGFRVHTFGCQIAQVAVDAAVGEVRVERVVAVHDVGRIVNPLGASSQVEGGVLQGMAFALTEELVLDPTTGAPVNAHLDDYKLPTIADVPEITIDFAPVPDANLPNVGAKGLGEPPIVPTAAAIANAFAHATGRRCAALPLTRARVLEALS from the coding sequence ATGGCACGGCTCGTCAAGACGCAGACGGAAATGGAAGGGCGCTACCAGGACGTCTGGGTGCTCATCGACGAGGAGGACGACGTCGAGACCTGGGACGTCGACGCCGACCTCGCGCTCGTGGGGCGGCCGGCCGCGAGGCAGGACGGAGCCGCCCGCGCCGCCGGGCGCGTGCGCTACACGGTCGACGTTCGTCTGGCGGGCATGCTGCATGCGGCGGTGCTGCGCTCGCCGGTTGCCCACGGCATCGTGCGCGGCCTCGATCTCGACGCCGCCCGGTCGCTGCCCGGTGTGCGCGCCGTGCTCGGCCCCGAGAGCGAGCTGTCGTTCACCGCGCGTACACCTGCATTCGCCGCCGAGCCGCGGTACGCGGGCCAGCCGATCGCGGCCGTCGCGGCGGACACCCCCGACCAGGCTCGCGCGGCGCTCGCGGCGCTCGCGCTCGAGATCGAGCCGCTCGCGCACGTCGTCGACCCGCAGCATGCCCTCGTCGAGCAGCGCTTCGTGTCCGACCCTGTCGAGGAGGCGCGCGGCGACGTCGACGCGGCGCTCGCGGCGGCGGAGGTGCGCGTCGAGCTCGAGATCGAGACGCCGGCGCACCTGCAGACGCCGCTCGAGCCGCATGCGGCGGTGGCCTCGTGGGACGGGGACGAGCTCACTGCATGGGTCTCGACGCAGGGGATGTTCTCGGCCCGCGACGAGCTGGCGAAGAGCTTCGGGGTGCGCAAGGACCAGGTGCGCGTGCTCACCGCCTTCGTCGGCGGCGGCTTCGGCGGCAAGCAGGGAGCGGGGTTCGAGGCGCTCGTCGCCGCCGAGCTCGCGCGCGTCAGCGGCCGGCCGGTACGGCTCGTCAACGACCGTCACGCCGAGCAGCTCGACGGCGGCCGGCGTGCCGCCACCCGCCAGACGATCCGCCTCGGCGCCCGCCGGGACGGCACCATCACGGCGATCGACGCCGACGCCGTCATCGCGATGGGGCAGGGCGGCTGGGTGTTCCCGGTCACGATCCCCGCCCGCACGCTCTACCGCTGCGACGACGTGCGCACGATGACGTTCCCGGTGAAGACGAACCTGCGGCCCCAGAACGCGTTCCGCGCGCCGGGCGTGATGGAGGGCGTCACCGCGTTCGAGCAGGCGGTCGACGAGCTGGCATCCGCGCTCGGCATCGACCCGCTCGAGCTGCGCCGCCGCAACCACGCCGACGTCGACCAGGCGAGCGGGCTGCCCTACTCGAGCAAGCAGCTGCTGTGGTGCTACGACCGTGCCGCCGAGCTCGCCGGCTGGGAGCGGAGAGAGGATCTGCGCGGCCCGCAGCCCGACGGCCTGCTGCGCGGCATGGGCTGCGCGACGCAGATCTGGTGGGGCGGCGGCGGCCCGCCGTCGCACGCGACCGTGCGGCTCGACGGCGACGGGCACGCGCAGGTTGTGACGGGGATCCAGGACATCGGCACGGGCACGCTCACCTCCGCCCGCATCGTCGCCGCCGAGGAGCTGGGCCTCCCGCTCGACCGTGTGCGCGTCAGCGGGGGCGACACGCGCCCGAACGTGTACGGGCCGGTCGCGGGCGGCTCGCAGACGACGCCCTCCGTGCTCCCGGCCGTGCGCTCGGCGGCGGCGAAGGTGCGCAAGACGCTGCTGCAGCTCGCCGGCGACGTGCTCGAGATCGCGCCGGACGACCTGCACGTGCGCGACGGCCGTATCCGTTCGCGTGACGGGGCCCTCGACGTGGACGTGATCGAGGTGACGGGAAAGCTCGGAGACGCGACGATCGACGGCTCCGGCTCGCGCGGGCCGAACCCCGACGGCTTCCGCGTGCACACGTTCGGCTGCCAGATCGCCCAGGTCGCGGTCGACGCGGCGGTCGGCGAGGTGCGGGTGGAGCGCGTCGTCGCCGTGCACGACGTCGGCCGTATCGTCAACCCGCTCGGCGCGTCGAGCCAGGTCGAGGGAGGCGTGCTGCAGGGGATGGCGTTCGCGCTCACGGAAGAGCTCGTCCTCGACCCGACGACGGGCGCGCCCGTCAACGCCCACCTCGACGACTACAAGCTGCCGACGATCGCGGACGTCCCCGAGATCACGATCGACTTCGCGCCGGTGCCGGACGCGAACCTGCCGAACGTCGGCGCGAAGGGGCTCGGCGAGCCGCCGATCGTCCCCACGGCCGCCGCGATCGCGAACGCATTCGCGCACGCGACCGGCCGCCGCTGCGCGGCGCTGCCGCTCACACGGGCACGCGTGCTGGAGGCGCTCTCATGA
- a CDS encoding FAD binding domain-containing protein — protein MSAYARPASLDEALALLEQDGAAVLAGGTDLAGQVDRGIRAPALLVDLQEAGLGEIRPHGGGVEVGAAVTLAALAQSEALAPYAAVTTAAGSAASPLLRNVGTVGGNLLQHTRCWYYRGAEWQCWLGGGDTCFAQIGDHRKHGLEPGDCISAHPSDLAPALAACEATVVVRSRGEERELPLLDLYRRPTEENRSLVVLARGELVTAVRLPAPPQASAYLRAGERQAFSFPLVAVAAARSGALLRLVAAGVANVPRALDPSDPLAGLPGNPQSAWKRRVLSALAERAAAAVR, from the coding sequence ATGAGCGCGTACGCGCGGCCGGCGTCGCTCGACGAGGCGCTTGCGCTGCTCGAGCAGGACGGCGCCGCGGTGCTCGCCGGGGGCACCGACCTCGCCGGGCAGGTCGACCGCGGCATCCGGGCGCCGGCGCTTCTCGTCGACCTGCAGGAGGCCGGGCTGGGAGAGATCCGGCCGCACGGCGGCGGCGTCGAGGTCGGCGCCGCCGTGACGCTGGCCGCGCTGGCGCAGTCCGAAGCGCTCGCGCCCTATGCCGCGGTGACGACGGCCGCGGGCAGCGCGGCGTCGCCGCTCCTGCGCAACGTCGGCACGGTCGGCGGCAACCTGCTGCAGCACACCCGCTGCTGGTACTACCGCGGCGCGGAGTGGCAGTGCTGGCTCGGCGGCGGCGACACGTGCTTCGCGCAGATCGGCGACCACCGCAAGCACGGCCTCGAGCCGGGTGACTGCATCTCCGCGCACCCGTCAGACCTCGCGCCCGCGCTCGCCGCCTGCGAGGCGACCGTGGTCGTGCGCTCGCGCGGCGAGGAGCGCGAGCTGCCGCTGCTCGACCTCTACCGCCGCCCCACAGAGGAGAACCGGTCGCTCGTCGTGCTCGCCCGCGGCGAGCTCGTCACCGCCGTGCGTCTGCCGGCGCCGCCCCAGGCCTCCGCCTACCTGCGCGCGGGGGAGCGGCAGGCGTTCTCGTTCCCGCTCGTGGCGGTCGCGGCCGCGCGGAGCGGAGCGCTGCTGCGGCTCGTGGCCGCCGGCGTCGCCAACGTCCCGCGGGCGCTCGACCCATCCGATCCGCTTGCCGGCCTGCCCGGCAACCCGC